A window of the Streptomyces albireticuli genome harbors these coding sequences:
- a CDS encoding SpoIIE family protein phosphatase, with the protein MNPLTRTGVPAPAAPAPPPDTPEAVTPLMEHAFTQAPIAMALYDRDCRQVRANDEMAYISGRTEDETHGRLLTDLLPDPPLNELARQGAQVMRSGRPARADVRVTVPGEDRERAWTTFLTPVEDGAGRPLGLAVAALDTTREYLARRRLSLVNEATARIGTTLDLARTAQELADVTCGRFADAVTVDLLDSVLADPVLADARPQDAPVTALRRVAQRATHGAPPLPRPGRRAVPLAPRSLPARVLASGRATRFHLGAHAGPCRWSSGALTFDESTRGDGIHSVLAVPLKARGQVLGLAQFARSRRSGPFDEDDALVAEDITARAATCIDNARRYTRERAVAVTLQRSLLPARPATQNAVDVASRYLPACSEAGVGGDWFDVIPLSGTRVALVVGDVVGHGLYASATMGRLRTAVRTLADLDMPPDELLTHLDDLVLQNQREQHDPGAPGSFDELCATCVYAVYDPLTRTCVMAAAGHPAPVLLTPDGDARFLDLPHGPPLGLGGLPFESREVSLPEGSVLALYTDGLVESADHDIRHGGDRLLRAMAGAADSLEETCDSVLDTLLPEKPGDDVALLLARTRALPGDRTRTWELAPDPSAVADARALATRQLTTWGLDDLVFTTELVVSELVTNAIRYGAAPVRLRLIHDTRLICEVSDAGHTAPRLRRARTYDEGGRGLFLVAQLTDRWGTRYTPDGKTIWAELLPAA; encoded by the coding sequence ATGAACCCCCTCACCAGGACCGGTGTCCCCGCCCCGGCCGCCCCCGCTCCGCCCCCGGACACCCCGGAGGCCGTCACCCCCCTCATGGAGCACGCCTTCACCCAGGCGCCCATCGCCATGGCCCTCTACGACCGCGACTGCCGTCAGGTCCGGGCCAACGACGAGATGGCGTACATCTCGGGCCGCACCGAGGACGAGACCCACGGCCGGCTCCTCACGGACCTGCTTCCCGACCCGCCGCTGAACGAGCTGGCCCGTCAGGGCGCCCAGGTCATGCGCAGCGGGCGGCCGGCCCGGGCCGACGTCCGCGTGACCGTGCCCGGCGAGGACCGGGAGCGGGCGTGGACGACCTTCCTCACCCCCGTCGAGGACGGCGCCGGCCGGCCGCTGGGCCTCGCGGTCGCGGCGCTCGACACCACCCGCGAATACCTGGCCAGACGGCGGCTGTCCCTGGTCAACGAGGCCACCGCCCGTATCGGCACCACCTTGGACCTCGCCCGCACCGCGCAGGAACTCGCGGACGTCACCTGCGGCCGGTTCGCCGACGCCGTCACGGTCGACCTGCTCGACTCGGTCCTCGCCGACCCCGTCCTCGCCGACGCCCGGCCGCAGGACGCCCCCGTCACCGCGCTGCGCCGTGTCGCCCAGCGCGCGACGCACGGCGCGCCCCCGCTCCCCCGCCCGGGCCGGAGGGCCGTCCCCCTCGCCCCGCGCTCGCTGCCCGCCCGCGTCCTGGCCTCCGGCCGGGCCACCCGCTTCCACCTCGGCGCCCACGCGGGGCCGTGCCGGTGGTCGTCCGGCGCGCTCACCTTCGACGAGAGCACGCGCGGCGACGGCATCCACTCCGTCCTCGCGGTGCCGCTCAAGGCCCGCGGCCAGGTGCTGGGGCTCGCCCAGTTCGCCCGGAGCCGGCGGAGCGGTCCCTTCGACGAGGACGACGCGCTGGTCGCCGAGGACATCACCGCCAGGGCCGCCACCTGCATCGACAACGCCCGCCGCTACACCCGCGAACGCGCCGTCGCCGTGACCCTCCAGCGCAGCCTGCTCCCCGCCCGGCCGGCGACCCAGAACGCCGTCGACGTGGCCTCCCGCTACCTCCCCGCCTGCTCCGAGGCGGGCGTGGGCGGCGACTGGTTCGACGTCATCCCCCTGTCCGGCACCCGGGTCGCCCTCGTCGTGGGCGACGTGGTCGGGCACGGCCTGTACGCGTCCGCCACCATGGGCCGGCTCCGCACCGCCGTGCGCACCCTCGCCGACCTCGACATGCCGCCCGACGAGCTCCTCACCCACCTCGACGACCTCGTCCTCCAGAACCAGCGCGAACAGCACGACCCGGGCGCGCCGGGCTCCTTCGACGAGCTCTGCGCCACCTGTGTCTACGCCGTCTACGACCCCCTCACCCGGACGTGCGTCATGGCCGCCGCGGGCCACCCCGCGCCCGTCCTCCTCACCCCCGACGGCGACGCCCGCTTCCTGGACCTGCCGCACGGGCCGCCCCTCGGTCTCGGCGGCCTGCCCTTCGAGTCGCGCGAGGTCTCACTGCCCGAGGGCAGCGTCCTCGCCCTCTACACCGACGGGCTCGTCGAATCGGCCGACCACGACATCCGCCACGGCGGCGACCGGCTGCTGCGCGCGATGGCCGGGGCCGCGGACTCCCTGGAGGAGACGTGCGACAGCGTCCTCGACACCCTGCTCCCGGAGAAGCCCGGGGACGACGTCGCCCTGCTCCTCGCCCGTACCCGCGCGCTGCCCGGTGACAGGACGCGTACCTGGGAGCTCGCCCCCGACCCGTCCGCCGTCGCCGACGCCCGCGCCCTGGCGACGCGTCAGCTCACCACCTGGGGCCTGGACGACCTCGTCTTCACCACCGAGCTCGTCGTCAGCGAACTCGTCACCAACGCCATCCGCTACGGCGCCGCCCCCGTCCGGCTGCGGCTGATCCACGACACCCGTCTGATCTGCGAGGTCTCCGACGCCGGGCACACCGCGCCGCGCCTGCGCAGGGCCCGCACCTACGACGAGGGCGGCCGCGGCCTCTTCCTCGTCGCCCAGCTCACCGACCGCTGGGGCACCCGGTACACGCCCGACGGCAAGACCATCTGGGCCGAACTGCTCCCGGCCGCCTGA
- a CDS encoding LysR family transcriptional regulator gives MTSPPLTGDDRARPRRDSPYEPPAPVAEDSVNLSLRQLEYLVVTLGEGRLTRAARRLHVTEPTVSQQLKALERAVGTPLLVRGADGVRPTPAGEALLPHARTALRCARQARSAALAAGGAREAPLRVATLPSLLPGLLPVLRAWSLARPDTGLVVSLSGSRRLLQDGVTSGAADLGAGPRPEGWHGAIRPFGTEEFVVVCPADHPLRGGAAPVRELLDDRWICYREDGRSPLALLAGADEPGPLPRRPFLEVPSAGAAIALAADGAGLTAVPSGAVPPRLRSQVIRPLPGVSREITLFTAPDAPEGTAAHAAELCRHAAPRTAPDEPVGTVHDGVPRRRAPAPAEVPYDGVRPAAARPPRAGDHS, from the coding sequence ATGACCAGCCCCCCGCTCACCGGCGACGACCGGGCACGACCGCGCCGCGACAGCCCGTACGAGCCCCCGGCACCCGTCGCCGAAGACAGCGTGAACCTCTCCCTCCGGCAACTCGAATACCTCGTCGTCACCCTCGGCGAGGGCCGCCTGACGCGCGCCGCCCGGCGGCTGCACGTGACGGAACCGACCGTCTCCCAGCAGCTCAAGGCCCTGGAACGCGCCGTGGGCACCCCCTTGCTCGTACGCGGGGCCGACGGCGTACGCCCCACGCCCGCCGGGGAGGCGCTCCTGCCGCACGCCCGGACCGCCCTGCGCTGCGCCCGGCAGGCGCGCTCCGCGGCACTGGCCGCGGGCGGTGCCCGCGAGGCGCCCCTGCGCGTGGCCACGCTGCCCTCGCTCCTGCCCGGGCTCCTGCCCGTGCTGCGGGCGTGGTCGCTCGCGCGGCCGGACACCGGCCTCGTCGTCAGCCTGAGCGGGAGCCGGCGGCTGCTCCAGGACGGCGTGACCTCGGGGGCCGCCGACCTCGGTGCAGGACCGCGCCCGGAGGGGTGGCACGGCGCGATACGGCCCTTCGGCACCGAGGAGTTCGTCGTGGTCTGCCCGGCGGACCATCCGCTGCGCGGCGGGGCCGCGCCCGTGCGGGAGCTTCTCGACGACCGGTGGATCTGCTACCGGGAGGACGGCCGGAGCCCGCTCGCCCTCCTCGCCGGCGCCGACGAGCCCGGCCCGCTTCCGCGCCGGCCGTTCCTGGAGGTCCCCTCCGCCGGTGCCGCGATCGCCCTCGCCGCGGACGGCGCCGGGCTCACCGCCGTTCCCTCCGGCGCCGTGCCGCCCCGGCTGCGCTCCCAGGTCATCCGTCCCCTGCCGGGCGTGTCCCGTGAGATCACGCTGTTCACCGCCCCGGACGCGCCGGAGGGAACGGCCGCCCACGCTGCCGAACTGTGCCGCCACGCCGCACCGCGCACCGCGCCGGACGAGCCCGTGGGCACGGTCCACGACGGCGTGCCGCGACGGCGGGCCCCGGCCCCGGCGGAGGTGCCGTACGACGGCGTCCGTCCGGCCGCCGCGCGCCCGCCGCGCGCGGGGGACCACTCATGA
- a CDS encoding MFS transporter: MITLRSARGRLTLTVCCLAVLMVGLDSTALNVALPVMRRELGASIAGLQWVVDAYNLVVAALMLLAGSVGDRTGRRRTLRAGVAAFTVGSALCGLAPGLDTLIGSRVVQALGGAVIAPVSLSVITHTFPDKAERSRAIGMWSGTFGIGLAVGPLVGGVLVAAEGWRSIFWINVPVGLAVLALSARHLPESRTPTPRRTDAVGQLLVIALLGGLTYAVIEAPHRGWASPAVLACLTVAAASLTALIPYEHRRRDPLIELGFFRSAPFTGSVVISLAAFAALGGFLFLSTLYLQDVRGLSALSAGLWMLPMPVMTVLLAPVAGRLVARHGPRPPLVLAGLATVLSGLSFTVLHAGSSVALLLLAYALFGAGVGLVDVPATGLAVAGMPRARAGVASAISTASCRVGVSVGVAVMGAVLSAGLGHAPGTGDAAGFADATRPAWWIVTGCGAVVAILGVLVTGARARGTAPQEPGRAESAGPRESGVRAGSGASGGIPGNRLPNTSRRAGIETLHAAEENFLPPRDM, translated from the coding sequence ATGATCACGCTGAGGTCCGCTCGTGGCCGGCTGACGCTGACCGTCTGCTGCCTGGCCGTGCTCATGGTCGGTCTCGACAGCACCGCGCTCAACGTCGCCCTGCCCGTCATGCGGAGGGAGCTGGGCGCCTCCATCGCCGGGCTCCAGTGGGTGGTCGACGCCTACAACCTCGTCGTCGCCGCGCTGATGCTGCTCGCGGGATCGGTCGGCGACCGGACGGGCCGGCGCCGCACCCTGCGGGCCGGAGTGGCCGCCTTCACCGTCGGCTCGGCGCTGTGCGGCCTCGCCCCCGGTCTGGACACCCTCATCGGCTCCCGGGTGGTGCAGGCCCTCGGTGGCGCGGTGATCGCCCCGGTCTCCCTGTCGGTGATCACGCACACGTTCCCGGACAAGGCGGAGCGCAGCCGGGCGATCGGCATGTGGAGCGGCACGTTCGGCATCGGCCTGGCCGTCGGCCCGCTGGTCGGCGGGGTACTGGTGGCGGCCGAGGGATGGCGCTCGATCTTCTGGATCAACGTGCCCGTCGGGCTCGCCGTGCTGGCGCTCTCCGCCCGCCACCTGCCGGAGTCCCGGACGCCCACGCCCCGGCGGACCGACGCGGTCGGCCAGCTCCTGGTCATCGCCCTCCTCGGCGGCCTGACCTACGCCGTCATCGAGGCGCCGCACCGGGGCTGGGCCTCCCCGGCCGTCCTCGCGTGCCTGACCGTCGCGGCGGCCTCGCTGACCGCGCTGATCCCGTACGAGCACCGGCGCCGCGACCCCCTGATCGAGCTGGGGTTCTTCCGCAGCGCCCCCTTCACCGGCTCCGTGGTCATCTCCCTGGCCGCCTTCGCCGCGCTCGGCGGGTTCCTCTTCCTGAGCACCCTCTACCTCCAGGACGTGCGCGGGCTGTCCGCCCTGTCGGCGGGGCTGTGGATGCTGCCGATGCCGGTGATGACGGTGCTCCTCGCCCCCGTGGCGGGCCGGCTGGTGGCCCGCCACGGCCCCCGGCCGCCGCTGGTGCTCGCGGGCCTGGCCACGGTGCTCAGCGGGCTGTCGTTCACCGTCCTGCACGCCGGGTCGTCCGTCGCGCTGCTGCTCCTCGCCTACGCGCTGTTCGGCGCGGGCGTCGGCCTGGTCGACGTCCCCGCGACCGGGCTCGCGGTCGCGGGGATGCCACGGGCCCGGGCCGGCGTCGCCTCGGCGATCAGCACGGCGAGCTGCCGGGTCGGCGTGTCCGTGGGCGTGGCGGTGATGGGTGCCGTCCTGTCGGCGGGCCTGGGCCACGCGCCGGGCACCGGTGACGCGGCAGGCTTCGCGGACGCGACCCGGCCGGCGTGGTGGATCGTCACCGGCTGCGGGGCCGTCGTGGCGATCCTGGGTGTGCTGGTCACGGGGGCCCGCGCCCGGGGCACGGCCCCTCAGGAGCCGGGGCGGGCGGAGTCCGCCGGCCCGCGGGAGAGCGGCGTCCGCGCGGGGTCCGGCGCGTCCGGTGGAATTCCGGGAAATCGCCTTCCGAATACCTCGCGACGTGCCGGAATAGAAACTCTCCATGCCGCGGAAGAGAATTTCTTGCCCCCTCGGGACATGTGA
- a CDS encoding FUSC family protein, whose protein sequence is MSGPVRWLLRQEQGAEHLRSATWATVAGLTGFYVLRYGFEAPDMALYALFGALPLCLFAQVPGAAPERTRTFLAVLPAGWALVTAGTLLAAHSWSAACGMFVVGFTASFLGVGGPRLGGLATAFQLYYLLPCFPPYAPGTLGERLGGLTVGILLTALVDRLLWRTERPVPYRTLLADAVDAVAGYCAATGRLMAGPGDGTDRAAARRCEEEAGRALRATLLSRVAPAERPTSASLRDRACYDVRSAVRHVRAQLDRLVAGARGPDPDATRLLEHTAAALREAGRTLRSGSPGPRGDGLPTALGAFRAGRARRLAGISAVRLRQDSVVQAAAAGAVLAGEGARIAFGAPLDTRWRRPGGPFAYATLRAPGRWWRRLALHLTPRSVLLQNALRLAFALAGARLIVGALELPHGFWVLLTVLSLMRTSAADTRGALPPAFLGVAVAAAVATLMLVVVGDTPAFYIAVAPVVFLVGFAVGPVLGSAWTQAALTLVLVLLFVQILPPDRHLPAVRLMDVVIGGSLGAAASLLAWPRGAGGELRRSVMDFMVRGAEACGAVTFRLCHGLAHDRGTDPLRPARTAMQLAQAAHTQYRTERAGRDATSPPWETAMQPGHHTVSGGELLLTARRGGAGTPLPPEATALLAALAERVTADCLRAADVVRSAGSSGPDGPPGRYPAAESEVLRHAVEGVPEVDDAAVLLIADTEAWLTGVAHDAAWVVEVSRAGAGGGTT, encoded by the coding sequence GTGAGCGGGCCGGTCCGGTGGCTGCTGCGGCAGGAGCAGGGCGCCGAGCACCTCCGGAGCGCCACCTGGGCCACCGTCGCCGGGCTCACCGGCTTCTACGTCCTGCGGTACGGCTTCGAGGCGCCCGACATGGCCCTCTACGCCCTGTTCGGCGCACTGCCCCTGTGCCTGTTCGCCCAGGTGCCGGGCGCGGCGCCGGAGCGGACCCGTACGTTCCTCGCGGTGCTGCCGGCCGGCTGGGCGCTGGTCACGGCCGGCACCCTGCTCGCCGCGCACTCCTGGAGTGCCGCCTGCGGCATGTTCGTGGTGGGCTTCACGGCCTCGTTCCTGGGGGTCGGCGGTCCGCGTCTGGGCGGGCTGGCCACCGCCTTCCAGCTGTACTACCTGCTCCCCTGCTTCCCGCCCTACGCCCCCGGGACGCTGGGCGAACGGCTCGGCGGGCTCACCGTCGGGATCCTGCTCACCGCCCTGGTGGACCGGCTCCTGTGGCGTACGGAACGGCCGGTCCCGTACCGGACCCTCCTCGCCGACGCGGTGGACGCCGTGGCCGGCTACTGCGCCGCCACCGGGCGCCTGATGGCCGGCCCGGGCGACGGCACGGACCGGGCCGCGGCACGGCGGTGCGAGGAGGAGGCCGGCCGGGCGCTGCGGGCGACGCTGCTGTCCCGGGTGGCGCCGGCCGAGCGGCCCACGTCCGCCTCGCTGCGGGACCGGGCCTGCTACGACGTCCGCTCCGCCGTCCGGCACGTACGCGCGCAGCTGGACCGGCTGGTGGCCGGGGCGCGGGGGCCGGACCCCGACGCCACGCGGCTGCTGGAGCACACCGCGGCGGCGCTGCGGGAAGCCGGGCGGACCCTGCGCTCGGGGTCCCCGGGGCCGCGCGGCGACGGCCTGCCCACGGCGCTGGGCGCCTTCCGCGCCGGGCGGGCGCGGCGGCTGGCCGGTATCTCGGCCGTGCGGCTGCGCCAGGACTCGGTCGTCCAGGCGGCGGCCGCGGGCGCGGTGCTGGCGGGCGAGGGCGCCCGGATCGCCTTCGGGGCACCGCTCGACACCCGGTGGCGGCGGCCCGGCGGCCCGTTCGCGTACGCCACGCTGCGCGCCCCCGGCCGGTGGTGGCGGCGGCTCGCGCTGCATCTGACGCCGCGCTCGGTCCTCCTCCAGAACGCGCTCCGCCTGGCCTTCGCCCTGGCCGGCGCGCGGCTGATCGTCGGGGCCCTGGAACTGCCGCACGGCTTCTGGGTGCTGCTGACGGTCCTCAGCCTGATGCGCACCTCGGCCGCGGACACCCGGGGCGCCCTGCCGCCCGCGTTCCTGGGCGTGGCCGTCGCCGCGGCGGTCGCGACGCTGATGCTCGTCGTGGTCGGCGACACGCCCGCCTTCTACATCGCCGTCGCGCCCGTGGTGTTCCTGGTGGGGTTCGCCGTGGGGCCCGTGCTGGGCTCCGCCTGGACGCAGGCGGCGCTGACGCTCGTCCTCGTGCTGCTCTTCGTCCAGATCCTGCCCCCGGACCGGCACCTGCCCGCCGTGCGGCTCATGGACGTCGTGATCGGCGGCTCCCTCGGCGCGGCGGCGAGCCTGCTGGCCTGGCCCCGGGGAGCGGGAGGCGAGCTGCGGCGCTCCGTCATGGACTTCATGGTCCGGGGCGCGGAGGCGTGCGGGGCGGTGACGTTCCGGCTGTGCCACGGCCTCGCGCACGACCGCGGTACGGATCCGCTGCGGCCGGCCCGGACCGCGATGCAGCTGGCCCAGGCGGCCCACACCCAGTACCGGACGGAGCGCGCGGGCCGGGACGCGACGAGCCCGCCCTGGGAGACGGCCATGCAGCCCGGCCACCACACCGTCAGCGGCGGCGAACTGCTGCTCACGGCCCGGCGGGGCGGCGCCGGCACACCGCTGCCCCCGGAGGCGACCGCCCTGCTGGCGGCCCTGGCCGAGCGGGTGACGGCCGACTGCCTGCGCGCCGCGGACGTCGTCCGCTCGGCGGGGTCCTCGGGGCCCGACGGGCCTCCGGGCCGGTATCCGGCGGCGGAGTCGGAAGTGCTGCGCCACGCGGTGGAGGGGGTGCCGGAGGTGGACGACGCGGCGGTGCTGCTGATCGCGGACACGGAGGCGTGGCTGACGGGGGTGGCGCATGACGCGGCGTGGGTGGTGGAGGTGTCCCGGGCAGGGGCGGGTGGGGGCACCACTTGA
- a CDS encoding N-acetylmuramoyl-L-alanine amidase: MEQEPEQLRGLGRRGLLLGGAATAAGLATAGYAGQDDLKRWWWRTAGRERPRTDGALDHAGAEWVAASSANWRRADRPADYTVDRIVVHVVEGSYGDALQVFRDPLHEAAAHYVVRKDGHIAQTVRELDVAFHSGNRKFNERSVGIEHEGYVDRPRDFTDAMYAASARLAADICARHSIPVDRTHLVAHSEVPGADHTDPGPHWDWDRYLRLVRAAAR, encoded by the coding sequence GTGGAGCAGGAACCGGAACAGCTGCGAGGCCTCGGCAGACGCGGCCTGCTCCTCGGCGGCGCCGCCACCGCAGCGGGCCTGGCCACGGCGGGATACGCGGGACAGGACGACCTCAAGAGGTGGTGGTGGCGCACCGCAGGGCGGGAGCGGCCGCGCACCGACGGCGCGCTCGACCACGCGGGCGCCGAGTGGGTCGCCGCGTCGTCGGCGAACTGGCGGCGGGCGGACCGGCCCGCCGACTACACCGTCGACCGGATCGTCGTCCACGTCGTCGAGGGCAGCTACGGCGACGCCCTTCAGGTCTTCCGCGACCCCCTGCACGAGGCCGCCGCGCACTACGTCGTCCGTAAGGACGGCCACATCGCGCAGACCGTCCGCGAGCTGGACGTCGCCTTCCACTCCGGGAACCGGAAGTTCAACGAGCGCAGCGTCGGGATCGAACACGAGGGCTACGTGGACCGCCCGCGCGACTTCACGGACGCGATGTACGCGGCGTCCGCCCGGCTGGCGGCCGACATCTGCGCCCGTCACTCGATCCCGGTGGACCGGACGCACCTCGTCGCCCACTCCGAGGTGCCGGGGGCCGACCACACGGATCCGGGGCCGCACTGGGACTGGGACCGGTACCTGAGGCTCGTACGGGCCGCCGCGCGCTGA